One Rosa chinensis cultivar Old Blush chromosome 3, RchiOBHm-V2, whole genome shotgun sequence DNA window includes the following coding sequences:
- the LOC121052019 gene encoding uncharacterized protein LOC121052019 isoform X2: protein MKGTPSFDSWVPQASQAEEEQNKRLTGNIKELISEMETAIGETKPPKVMEEKLERLAKANEDLNAQNRDLWAKLKMADEKIKGLEVEKRAKNNLIRALCIRLRKEKGELPPQQTQLQVVPFTPRVAQEEVEEEAPNFGASLGEETSYAATVGHETERVIAAFPMAMELHEQREGGEQEEEAHLYMIVNMIAENEENADIGKKKEEKGAPGKQKEKKNMEIMSIEKNVKTYKQGEKKAKEADWEYDTQEESKMRKRAPPKRARIVPLTRKMENKIKIKGVNCDKPTWRTLDPAIGKHFQKFFNATAKDTTDYRVSNDLLSRITKHDLRVIIQEGDVETNVVRVYIDLLKSDAGKLKAKVGFLRVDAAYCDKS, encoded by the exons ATGAAGGGTACCCCAAGCTTCGACTCCTGG GTTCCCCAGGCAAGCCAAGCTGAAGAGGAACAAAACAAAAGGCTTACGGGGAATATCAAAGAACTCATCAGTGAGATGGAGACAGCAATTGGTGAGACGAAACCACCCAAAGTGATGGAAGAAAAGCTAGAAAGGCTTGCGAAAGCAAACGAAGACCTCAATGCCCAGAACAGGGATTTATGGGCAAAGCTAAAGATGGCCGACGAGAAGATTAAAGGTCTCGAAGTAGAAAAGAGAGCGAAGAACAACCTCATTAGGGCTCTATGCATTAGGCTCAGAAAGGAGAAGGGAGAGTTGCCTCCACAACAAACACAGCTTCAGGTAGTTCCATTTACACCCAGAGTGGCACAAGAAGAAGTTGAGGAAGAAGCTCCAAACTTTGGAGCAAGTCTGGGAGAGGAAACAAGTTATGCAGCCACTGTGGGACATGAGACGGAGAGGGTGATAGCAGCATTTCCTATGGCTATGGAACTACATGAACAACGAGAAGGTGGGGAACAAGAGGAGGAAGCCCATCTTTATATGATCGTGAACATGATTGCTGAAAATGAAGAGAATGCGGACATTGGaaagaaaaaggaggaaaaaGGTGCCCCAGGCAagcaaaaagagaagaaaaacatgGAGATCATGTCTATAGAGAAAAATGTCAAGACTTACAAGCAGGGTGAGAAGAAAGCCAAAGAAGCTGATTGGGAGTACGACACACAAGAAGAATCAAAGATGAGGAAGAGAGCCCCACCTAAGAGAGCTAGGATCGTGCCGCTGACCAGAAAAATGGAGAACAAGATCAAAATCAAAGGTGTCAACTGCGATAAACCTACTTGGAGGACACTGGACCCGGCAATCGGAAAGCACTTTCAAAAATTCTTCAATGCTACTGCAAAAGACAC TACCGACTACAGGGTTAGCAACGACCTTTTAAGCCGTATAACCAAGCATGACCTCAGAGTGATAATCCAAGAGGGTGATGTCGAAACTAAT GTGGTCAGGGTTTATATTGACTTGTTGAAGTCTGACGCCGGAAAGCTAAAAGCTAAAGTGGGATTTCTCCGTGTAGACGCAGCG TACTGCGATAAATCATGA
- the LOC121052019 gene encoding uncharacterized protein LOC121052019 isoform X3: MKGTPSFDSWVPQASQAEEEQNKRLTGNIKELISEMETAIGETKPPKVMEEKLERLAKANEDLNAQNRDLWAKLKMADEKIKGLEVEKRAKNNLIRALCIRLRKEKGELPPQQTQLQVVPFTPRVAQEEVEEEAPNFGASLGEETSYAATVGHETERVIAAFPMAMELHEQREGGEQEEEAHLYMIVNMIAENEENADIGKKKEEKGAPGKQKEKKNMEIMSIEKNVKTYKQGEKKAKEADWEYDTQEESKMRKRAPPKRARIVPLTRKMENKIKIKGVNCDKPTWRTLDPAIGKHFQKFFNATAKDTVSNDLLSRITKHDLRVIIQEGDVETNVVRVYIDLLKSDAGKLKAKVGFLRVDAAYCDKS, encoded by the exons ATGAAGGGTACCCCAAGCTTCGACTCCTGG GTTCCCCAGGCAAGCCAAGCTGAAGAGGAACAAAACAAAAGGCTTACGGGGAATATCAAAGAACTCATCAGTGAGATGGAGACAGCAATTGGTGAGACGAAACCACCCAAAGTGATGGAAGAAAAGCTAGAAAGGCTTGCGAAAGCAAACGAAGACCTCAATGCCCAGAACAGGGATTTATGGGCAAAGCTAAAGATGGCCGACGAGAAGATTAAAGGTCTCGAAGTAGAAAAGAGAGCGAAGAACAACCTCATTAGGGCTCTATGCATTAGGCTCAGAAAGGAGAAGGGAGAGTTGCCTCCACAACAAACACAGCTTCAGGTAGTTCCATTTACACCCAGAGTGGCACAAGAAGAAGTTGAGGAAGAAGCTCCAAACTTTGGAGCAAGTCTGGGAGAGGAAACAAGTTATGCAGCCACTGTGGGACATGAGACGGAGAGGGTGATAGCAGCATTTCCTATGGCTATGGAACTACATGAACAACGAGAAGGTGGGGAACAAGAGGAGGAAGCCCATCTTTATATGATCGTGAACATGATTGCTGAAAATGAAGAGAATGCGGACATTGGaaagaaaaaggaggaaaaaGGTGCCCCAGGCAagcaaaaagagaagaaaaacatgGAGATCATGTCTATAGAGAAAAATGTCAAGACTTACAAGCAGGGTGAGAAGAAAGCCAAAGAAGCTGATTGGGAGTACGACACACAAGAAGAATCAAAGATGAGGAAGAGAGCCCCACCTAAGAGAGCTAGGATCGTGCCGCTGACCAGAAAAATGGAGAACAAGATCAAAATCAAAGGTGTCAACTGCGATAAACCTACTTGGAGGACACTGGACCCGGCAATCGGAAAGCACTTTCAAAAATTCTTCAATGCTACTGCAAAAGACAC GGTTAGCAACGACCTTTTAAGCCGTATAACCAAGCATGACCTCAGAGTGATAATCCAAGAGGGTGATGTCGAAACTAAT GTGGTCAGGGTTTATATTGACTTGTTGAAGTCTGACGCCGGAAAGCTAAAAGCTAAAGTGGGATTTCTCCGTGTAGACGCAGCG TACTGCGATAAATCATGA
- the LOC121052019 gene encoding uncharacterized protein LOC121052019 isoform X1 has protein sequence MGISGGMRRGRRSRASSDPLPAGEGDDEQVPRGLLRAMEQLFERFTAALPNPSTDYTVERARRHGAYIFSRAPMESVAGDWITRMDKVFESLGCPAARRVPLAIDLLDGDAWLWWQGTRNMGFDPTTMTWEEFKAEFSNRYYNQASQHRLRFDFMQLKQTEEMTVLQYKERFIALSRFALELVATEKLKVDQFINGLLPIYRDWLAPHDYPTFKLAVEAARRCEARYLDGSRPLEIGGPSQGPSKRIASSSGSASSSGSRLSSSDSSSRQRFRGHFRRPGQTGRRQFRGGTASSSGGFGRQAIPRDYPQCATCGKHHVGPCQAGVGTCYQCGQWGHYRRECPQLTQGVFTTTSQSMGQTSVGATSSGSHGSLSGRSSTQPGRGQRGRPVTQARLHAMTQQEGRTAPNVIMDFRLAEIASRLKDFGNQRFRFCL, from the exons ATGGGAATTTCAGGTGGAATGAGACGCGGACGCAGATCTCGTGCTAGTAGTGACCCTTTACCTGCTGGTGAGGGTGATGATGAGCAGGTCCCTCGTGGGTTGCTACGGGCCATGGAGCAGTTGTTTGAGCGTTTTACAGCGGCACTCCCAAATCCTAGTACCgactatactgtggagcgtgccaGACGCCATGGGGCGTATATTTTTTCCAGGGCTCCTATGGAGTCCGTTGCAGGAGACTGGATTACTCGTATGGATAAAGTATTTGAATCCTTGGGTTGTCCAGCTGCTAGGAGGGTTCCTTTGGCTATTGACCTCCTAGACGGGGatgcatggctttggtggcaggGTACTAGGAATATGGGTTTTGACCCAACTACCATGACTTGGGAAGAGTTCAAGGCAGAGTTCTCAAATCGGTATTATAATCAGGCATCCCAGCACCGTCTCCGATTTGATTTCATGCAGTTGAAGCAGACTGAAGAGATGACTGTGTTGCAGTATAAGGAGCGTTTCATTGCTTTGTCTCGGTTTGCCCTTGAGTTGGTGGCGACAGAAAAGTTGAAGGTTGATCAGTTTATCAATGGCCTCCTACCTATATATCGAGATTGGTTGGCGCCTCATGATTATCCGACTTTTAAGTTAGCTGTGGAGGCTGCTAGGAGGTGTGAGGCTAGATATCTGGACGGTTCCCGACCTTTGGAGATTGGCGGTCCCAGTCAGGGGCCATCTAAGAGAATTGCCTCCAGTTCGGGTTCTGCATCGTCATCAGGCAGTAGACTGAGCAGTTCAGATTCTAGCTCTCGTCAGCGCTTTAGGGGACACTTCAGGAGGCCTGGGCAGACAGGTAGGAGACAGTTCAGGGGTGGCACTGCTAGTTCCAGTGGAGGCTTTGGTAGACAGGCGATTCCGAGAGACTATCCCCAGTGTGCTACTTGTGGTAAGCACCACGTGGGCCCGTGTCAGGCAGGTGTGGGGACTTGTTACCAGTGTGGCCAGTGGGGTCACTACAGGAGAGAATGCCCTCAGTTGACCCAGGGAGTCTTCACTACTACTAGTCAGAGTATGGGTCAGACCTCTGTGGGTGCTACTAGTTCGGGCTCTCATGGCAGTTTATCAGGCAGGAGCAGCACTCAGCCGGGTCGTGGACAGAGAGGGCGACCAGTGACCCAGGCCCGTCTTCATGctatgacccagcaggagggtcGCACTGCACCGAACGTCATTATGG atttcagattagccgagattgcgtccaggctcaaggactttggaaatcagcgcttccgtttttgtctgtag